A genomic region of Oceaniferula marina contains the following coding sequences:
- a CDS encoding endo-1,4-beta-xylanase, which produces MKTNRSFLVCLGFGCVAGAASLSAAEMPVPDGERLRTLVRKHFPEGHVYIGGTTGWAKLERGSGTVLDREFSYVTPENDFKQQMINPRPGVWNWKHADAWVKRCAERQQVLRLHGPISPQVSRWAKEDQRTAEELSQCLDEFMTRLCQRYDRYDHVKWIDVVNEAVSTDGSWFGPKPGVDKWENPWPKMGYDDSDPLRPPLYIKRAFLLADKHAPKTKLIINQHGSMEKAMWEKVKSTVLYLRKQGLRVDGIGWQAHVDVGWEKQPGNVEALHELIRWSHANGLSFHVTENNVWLKKDKDYQAQAATFGAILRILLEHRASGVVTWNVWNLSDGEAWIRNRAYEGCLFDDQFAAKPAYYSIQRELLQAAKTSPSK; this is translated from the coding sequence ATGAAAACTAACAGGAGTTTTTTAGTTTGTTTGGGGTTTGGCTGTGTGGCAGGTGCCGCCTCTTTGTCTGCAGCAGAGATGCCGGTTCCTGATGGGGAGCGCTTGAGAACACTGGTGCGTAAGCATTTTCCTGAGGGACATGTGTACATCGGCGGCACCACGGGGTGGGCCAAACTCGAACGCGGCTCCGGCACTGTTTTGGATCGGGAGTTTTCGTATGTGACTCCTGAAAACGATTTTAAGCAGCAGATGATCAATCCACGTCCGGGCGTCTGGAACTGGAAGCATGCGGATGCCTGGGTGAAACGCTGCGCCGAGCGCCAGCAGGTGCTGCGGCTGCACGGGCCGATCAGCCCGCAGGTTTCCCGGTGGGCAAAAGAAGACCAACGAACAGCCGAAGAGCTGTCGCAATGTCTGGATGAGTTTATGACCCGTTTGTGTCAACGATACGATCGCTACGATCACGTCAAGTGGATCGATGTGGTGAATGAGGCGGTGAGCACAGATGGTTCATGGTTCGGCCCGAAACCGGGTGTCGACAAGTGGGAGAACCCATGGCCCAAAATGGGCTATGATGACAGCGATCCATTGAGGCCTCCGCTCTATATCAAGCGGGCTTTTTTATTAGCGGACAAACATGCTCCGAAAACAAAGCTCATCATCAACCAGCATGGGAGTATGGAAAAGGCCATGTGGGAGAAGGTCAAATCCACCGTTCTCTATCTCCGAAAACAGGGTCTTCGTGTGGATGGCATAGGGTGGCAGGCACACGTCGATGTTGGTTGGGAAAAGCAGCCGGGAAATGTGGAGGCCTTGCATGAATTGATTCGTTGGTCACATGCTAATGGACTGTCGTTTCACGTGACAGAAAACAATGTTTGGTTAAAAAAGGATAAGGATTACCAAGCGCAGGCGGCCACCTTTGGTGCAATCCTGCGTATTCTTCTCGAGCATCGGGCCTCCGGGGTGGTGACCTGGAATGTCTGGAACCTCAGCGATGGTGAAGCATGGATTCGGAATCGTGCGTATGAGGGGTGCTTGTTTGATGATCAGTTTGCCGCCAAACCTGCCTATTATTCAATCCAGCGGGAGTTGCTTCAGGCCGCAAAAACTTCGCCGTCCAAGTGA
- the ahr gene encoding NADPH-dependent aldehyde reductase Ahr: protein MIKAYAAHEAKGELQAFEYDPGELGAHEVEIDVTFCGICHSDLSVIDDSWGMTQYPVVPGHEVVGTVGKVGKEVKGEWLGKVVGLGWQSGFCNDCGHCHAGDQNLCAESQATIVGHHGGFADKVRAMVDAVVPIPDGVDLESAGPLFCGGITVFNPLVQFDVKPTDRVAVIGIGGLGHMALQFLNAWGCEVTAFTSSESKRKEALELGAHDTLNSRDAAEIEAAAGRFDLILSTVNVKLDWNLYLNTLKAKGRLHFVGATLEPLDLNVFSLIMGQRSVSGSPIGSPATIASMLEFAKLHEIQPVVETFKMDQVNEAIERLRSGKAHYRIVLSNEN, encoded by the coding sequence ATGATCAAGGCATACGCAGCCCACGAGGCCAAAGGAGAGCTCCAAGCATTTGAATACGACCCCGGCGAGTTAGGGGCGCATGAGGTGGAGATCGATGTAACGTTCTGTGGTATCTGTCACAGTGACCTCAGTGTGATCGATGATTCCTGGGGGATGACCCAGTATCCGGTGGTGCCCGGGCATGAAGTGGTGGGCACCGTGGGCAAGGTGGGCAAAGAGGTGAAAGGAGAGTGGTTAGGCAAGGTGGTTGGTCTCGGTTGGCAGTCGGGGTTTTGCAACGATTGTGGCCATTGTCATGCCGGGGATCAAAACCTGTGTGCAGAATCCCAGGCAACGATCGTCGGTCACCATGGAGGTTTTGCCGACAAGGTGAGGGCGATGGTGGATGCGGTGGTTCCCATCCCCGACGGGGTGGATTTGGAATCTGCGGGTCCTTTGTTTTGTGGCGGGATCACGGTGTTCAACCCCTTGGTTCAGTTTGATGTCAAACCGACGGATCGGGTGGCGGTGATCGGGATCGGAGGGCTCGGCCATATGGCCTTACAGTTTCTCAATGCCTGGGGCTGTGAGGTGACGGCATTTACCTCAAGTGAGTCGAAGCGGAAGGAAGCGCTTGAGCTTGGAGCTCATGACACCCTGAACTCAAGGGATGCGGCAGAGATTGAGGCTGCCGCAGGGCGATTCGATTTGATCCTGTCGACGGTGAATGTGAAGCTCGACTGGAACCTCTATTTAAATACCTTAAAGGCCAAAGGGCGCTTGCATTTTGTCGGAGCCACTTTGGAGCCTCTTGATTTGAATGTGTTTTCACTCATCATGGGGCAGCGATCGGTTTCCGGTTCACCGATTGGAAGTCCGGCGACGATTGCGAGCATGTTGGAGTTTGCCAAGTTGCATGAGATTCAACCGGTGGTGGAAACATTCAAAATGGATCAAGTCAATGAAGCCATCGAGCGTCTGCGCAGTGGCAAGGCGCATTATCGTATCGTTCTGAGTAATGAAAACTAA
- a CDS encoding Maf family protein, whose amino-acid sequence MGLDRLILASGSPRRRELLSAAGLDFDVLVSPAEELHDASIPLPVLCEGNAKLKALAVAKDFPEAVVLGADTLVYIDQMPLGKPDDEAHARKMLQQLSGRTSKVCTGVCLARGGESHCFHEITEVVFKPLSLTIIDDYLSKVHVLDKAGAYAVQEHGDLIIEQLKGDYDNVVGLPVQRVLQELRRF is encoded by the coding sequence ATGGGTTTAGATCGTTTGATTCTGGCATCGGGTTCGCCGCGTCGGCGTGAACTGTTGTCGGCTGCTGGCTTGGATTTTGATGTGCTGGTTTCTCCGGCGGAAGAGTTGCATGATGCGTCGATTCCATTGCCTGTTCTTTGCGAAGGGAATGCGAAGCTCAAGGCGCTTGCGGTGGCGAAGGATTTTCCTGAGGCTGTGGTGTTGGGGGCGGATACCCTGGTCTATATCGACCAGATGCCGCTGGGAAAGCCGGATGATGAGGCGCATGCGCGTAAGATGTTGCAACAGTTATCAGGCAGAACGAGTAAAGTCTGCACAGGCGTGTGTTTGGCCCGTGGTGGCGAGAGTCATTGTTTTCATGAGATCACCGAGGTCGTGTTCAAACCATTGAGTTTGACGATAATCGATGACTATTTATCCAAGGTGCATGTATTGGATAAGGCAGGGGCTTACGCGGTTCAGGAGCATGGCGATCTCATCATTGAGCAGCTCAAGGGCGACTACGACAATGTCGTTGGTCTGCCCGTGCAGCGTGTGTTGCAAGAGTTGCGCCGTTTTTAA
- the lexA gene encoding transcriptional repressor LexA: MSQITLTKRQQEVLDYLKETHRVEGFMPSTRDIQRHFNFASQTAAMSHLRALEKKGAIVRKANKACGIGFPEEMEREEIVDIPIYGSIAAGMSQDVDSERDGCLSIDVSSLGLHGNARTFALKVRGESMIDAHICDGDTVVMEFREPRKGDVVAALIDGETTLKRYVIEDGKPFLRAENEQFPDLIPARELVIQGVLVALLRSAA; this comes from the coding sequence ATGTCTCAGATTACACTTACCAAACGCCAGCAGGAGGTTCTCGATTACCTCAAGGAAACCCACCGGGTTGAGGGCTTTATGCCATCGACCCGTGATATTCAACGGCACTTTAACTTTGCCAGCCAGACGGCGGCAATGAGTCACCTCCGCGCCTTGGAAAAAAAAGGAGCCATCGTGCGTAAGGCCAATAAAGCCTGCGGGATCGGCTTTCCCGAGGAAATGGAGCGAGAGGAAATCGTGGATATTCCGATTTACGGAAGTATTGCGGCAGGGATGTCCCAGGACGTGGACTCCGAACGAGACGGTTGCCTGTCGATTGATGTTTCTTCACTGGGGCTGCATGGCAATGCCCGGACCTTTGCTCTGAAAGTCCGAGGGGAATCGATGATTGATGCACATATTTGCGATGGAGACACTGTGGTGATGGAGTTTCGCGAGCCGCGTAAAGGAGATGTAGTCGCCGCTCTGATCGATGGAGAAACAACCCTGAAGCGCTACGTGATCGAAGATGGGAAACCGTTTCTTCGCGCAGAGAATGAACAGTTTCCCGACCTGATCCCGGCGAGAGAGTTAGTTATCCAAGGCGTTCTGGTTGCCTTGCTGCGTTCGGCGGCATAG